Proteins encoded in a region of the Polyodon spathula isolate WHYD16114869_AA chromosome 9, ASM1765450v1, whole genome shotgun sequence genome:
- the LOC121320987 gene encoding serine/arginine repetitive matrix protein 2-like isoform X4: MATNIEQIFRDFVMNKIKEIQDEEQHTGVESDAQPNGGVMPDLDKQDARDEAPGIEGNQEELTQTTESVQSGTVEAQESSQPDTEANVIAQSSQAGEESGSKEGSETPRKKNKKHKRHKSKKKKKKRKEEKRSRSRSGSSSESGVESDSELRSRSSVKSANVIPTVKETGASEEAPIAHRAQKEGEIEQTMEQDPSGTAEEQGNTQPAGEESGGETHRSKSKKQKKHTNKKKKKKKKKEEKEEKISRSRSRSESTSGSGTDSESELKRFSLDSLLNSSDSQVDRPGAAVDKVVNTCTSLEPRLEKDLSPPTGVVSDTSVTEMQLPAGITEVSTSKQNGCSSGEIVIAPVHADVFDSTKGKDSDFVVKPEEKQAELVKETETKKDMSNPLAVKRESSEVKKTRESLSRSRSRSGSKKHSSRQTPSKKSRSRSRSRQCALGKFSSRRGRSSSRRRSRSTSKKVRSQSSTKSEKRHSRSRSVKRRSRSRSHLKLSRKSRSVSFKRSKRSKSRSRTRNRRSRSRSVRRKHSKSRSQSRNKRSRSKSRSRSPRRRKRTRSRSQHRTRRSKSRSHSRTRQSKSRSITRNRRSRSRSPRRIKRSRSRCIVRNRRSKSRSPRRNRRSKSKSPLRSGHSKSRSLKKSRRTRSRSPRRNRRSKSRSPRRNRRSKSRSPRRNRRSKSRSPRRNRRSKSRSPRRNRRSKSRSPRRNRRSKSRSPRRNRRSKSGSPRRNRRSKSRSPRRNRRSKSRSPRRNRRSKSRSLRRNRRSKSRSPRRNRRSKSGSLRRNRRSKSGSPRRNRRSKSRSPARRMRSKSLGRNRSRSKSQRRNKRSKCSSLDRHRRSKSKSPKQKRHSKSKSPKRNKRSKSKSPTRNKLSRSRSPSKDKMSESRSPSEDKRSQSRSPSEDKRSQSRSPSEDKRSQSRSPSEDKRSQSRSPSEDKRSQSRSPSKDKRSQSRSPSKDKRSQSRSPSKDKRSQSRSPSKDKRSQSRSPSEDKRSQSRSPSEDKRSQSRSPSKDKRSQSRSPSKDRRSESRSPERSKLSGSKSPTKESNSGSPAKDQCYKPITPLKMETSTSPKPERTLGSVSPTTDISTGPLCAMMEEDSVPQSFAADRFSKSGSPIKVDCSELEFPVTNSSSLVNRRCIEVSSLIKDVKSNIMTDTTWAALSPMIANCLTTESTTVDEHPVRSASPSIDSSYKTSSLLREKSPPSVSSEFSESGSPKPQQCSRSESPVTEKDLTPKSPPSIGQPLTSPLTQTFELKPEFTMSDKCFKFESSQSDSNSQSKSPATQSHSRSASPVNVESSKSRSPTSDRCSKSESPTREDISVSTPADRQSESKPPVANIFTGCSTPCIGQPQSSCPPKAEMPSESLSPARGTCSRPLSPAAEDCPTSVPETDGCPKSPITEKHSKSPGREQSSKSKSPAESACIKPEVPTKMNRSKSRSPSTNTKSSTRNKSSKSRSPSVKKHSKSSKQKKCSRSGSPAKKSKSPSRRKRSRSPVRKKHSKSRSSSQKKRSKSRSPARKKRSKSRSPIRRKRSRSATRRKRSKSRSPKRRRSKSRSPVRKKRSKSRSHGRNRRSKSRSPARRKRSRSKSPAKKRSRSRSATRARRSRSKTRSVSRPRRKSRSVSRDRRSRSAERRRRRRARYRSRSIERWRRSRSFNRRRVSRSPVLLLRRRRSISRTRRSPSKTPPRLTELA, encoded by the exons TGTGGAGAGCGATGCCCAGCCAAATGGAGGTGTGATGCCTGATTTGGATAAGCAAGATGCCAGAGATGAGGCTCCTGGGATCGAAGGAAACCAGGAAGAGCTGACCCAGACAACAGAAAGTGTTCAGTCCGGAACTGTTGAGGCGCAAGAGAGCTCTCAGCCTG ATACAGAAGCCAATGTGATTGCACAGAGCTCGCAGGCTGGAGAAGAGAGTGGCAGCAAAGAAGGGAGCGAGACCCCCAGGAAGAAGAACAAGAAGCATAAGAGACACAagagcaagaagaagaagaagaaacggAAGGAGGAGAAGAGGTCCCGCTCCCGATCGGGTAGCAGCTCGGAGTCTGGAGTGGAGTCTGACTCGGAACTGCGGTCACGCTCCAG TGTGAAGAGTGCCAATGTGATTCCTACTGTGAAGGAGACTGGGGCCAGCGAAGAGGCTCCCATCGCCCACAGGGCACAGAAGGAGGGAGAGATTGAGCAAACAATGGAACAGGACCCTTCTGGGACTGCAGAGGAACAAGggaacacacagccag CTGGAGAAGAGAGTGGTGGTGAAACACACAGAAGCAAATCCAAGAAGCAAAAAAAGCatacaaacaagaaaaagaaaaagaagaaaaaaaaggaggagaaagaagagaagatatCACGATCTCGCTCGAGATCGGAGAGCACTTCAGGATCTGGGACAGATTCTGAATCTGAATTAAAAAGGTTTTCGTTGGATTCTCTGTTAAACTCCTCAGACAGCCAGGTGGACAGGCCTGGTGCTGCTGTTGATAAAGTGGTTAACACTTGTACGTCGCTGGAGCCAAGACTTGAAAAGGATTTAAGTCCTCCAACAGGGGTGGTATCTGACACTAGTGTCACTGAAATGCAACTTCCAGCAGGCATTACAGAAGTTTCCACCTCAAAACAAAATGGTTGTTCATCAGGAGAGATTGTCATTGCCCCTGTTCATGCAGATGTTTTCGACTCTACTAAAGGTAAGGACTCTGATTTTGTTGTGAAACCTGAGGAAAAGCAAGCTGAACTTGTTAAAGAGACTGAAACAAAGAAAGACATGAGTAACCCGCTGGCAGTTAAAAGAGAAAGCAGTGAAGTGAAAAAGACGAGAGAGAGTCTTTCAAGGTCTCGATCCCGTTCAGGATCCAAGAAACACAGCTCTAGACAGACCCCATCTAAGAAGAGTCGTAGCCGGTCAAGGAGCCGGCAATGTGCTTTAGGAAAGTTTAGCTCAAGAAGGGGTCGTTCCTCGTCAAGAAGGCGATCAAGGTCGACTTCCAAAAAGGTGCGAAGTCAATCTTCAACCAAGTCTGAAAAAAGGCATTCCAGATCAAGATCAGTCAAGCGTAGGTCGAGATCCCGGTCTCACCTAAAGTTAAGCCGTAAGTCGAGATCGGTATCCTTTAAAAGGTCTAAGCGCTCAAAATCTAGGTCTCGCACAAGAAACAGAAGGTCTAGGTCTAGATCGGTCAGGCGTAAGCACTCAAAATCGAGATCCCAATCACGAAACAAGCGCTCAAGGTCAAAATCGAGGTCTAGATCACCAAGACGAAGAAAGCGAACACGTTCTAGATCCCAACATAGAACCAGACGGTCAAAATCTAGATCCCACTCAAGAACCAGACAGTCTAAATCTAGGTCTATCACAAGGAACAGGCGTTCAAGATCTAGATCACCCAGACGAATCAAGCGATCTCGTTCCAGATGCATAGTAAGAAACAGACGTTCAAAATCTAGGTCACCCAGGAGAAACAGGAGGTCTAAATCTAAGTCACCTTTGCGAAGCGGGCACTCAAAATCTAGATCCCTCAAGAAAAGTAGGAGGACAAGGTCTAGGTCTCCCAGGAGAAACAGGCGCTCAAAATCTCGATCCCCCAGGAGAAACAGGCGCTCAAAATCTCGATCCCCCAGGAGAAACAGGCGCTCAAAATCTCGATCCCCCAGGAGAAACAGACGCTCAAAATCTCGATCCCCCAGGAGAAACAGGCGCTCAAAATCTCGATCCCCCAGGAGAAACAGGCGCTCAAAATCTCGATCCCCCAGGAGAAACAGGCGCTCAAAATCTGGATCCCCCAGGAGAAACAGGCGCTCAAAATCTCGATCCCCCAGGAGAAACAGGCGCTCAAAATCTCGATCCCCCAGGAGAAACAGGCGCTCAAAATCTCGATCTCTCAGGAGAAACAGGCGCTCAAAATCTCGATCCCCCAGGAGAAACAGGCGCTCAAAATCTGGATCCCTTAGGAGAAATAGGCGCTCAAAATCTGGATCCCCTAGAAGAAATAGGCGCTCAAAATCTAGATCTCCAGCAAGACGCATGAGGTCTAAATCTCTTGGGAGGAATAGATCTAGATCAAAATCGCAGAGACGAAATAAGCGATCAAAGTGTAGCTCCCTAGACAGACATAGGAGGTCTAAATCTAAATcacccaaacaaaaaagacactCAAAATCTAAGTCTCCCAAAAGAAACAAGCGTTCAAAATCGAAGTCTCCTACAAGAAACAAGCTCTCCAGATCTAGATCCCCCTCAAAGGACAAGATGTCTGAATCTAGATCCCCCTCAGAGGACAAGAGGTCCCAATCTAGATCCCCCTCAGAGGACAAGAGGTCCCAATCTAGATCCCCCTCAGAGGACAAGAGGTCCCAATCTAGATCCCCCTCAGAGGACAAGAGGTCCCAATCTAGATCCCCCTCAGAGGACAAGAGGTCCCAATCTAGATCCCCCTCAAAGGACAAGAGGTCCCAATCTAGATCCCCCTCAAAGGACAAGAGGTCCCAATCTAGATCCCCCTCAAAGGACAAGAGGTCCCAATCTAGATCCCCCTCAAAGGACAAGAGGTCCCAATCTAGATCCCCCTCAGAGGACAAGAGGTCCCAATCTAGATCCCCCTCAGAGGACAAGAGGTCCCAATCTAGATCCCCCTCAAAGGACAAGAGGTCCCAATCTAGATCCCCCTCAAAGGACAGGAGATCTGAATCTAGATCGCCAGAAAGAAGCAAGCTCTCAGGAAGTAAATCACCGACCAAAGAGTCTAACTCTGGATCCCCTGCCAAAGACCAGTGTTACAAACCTATAACCCCATTAAAAATGGAAACATCTACTTCCCCCAAACCAGAAAGGACGTTGGGATCAGTGTCTCCAACAACAGATATATCTACAGGACCTCTTTGTGCAATGATGGAAGAAGACTCAGTGCCACAATCTTTTGCAGCAGACAGATTTTCAAAGTCTGGCTCTCCCATTAAAGTTGATTGCTCAGAATTAGAATTTCCAGTGACCAATTCATCTTCTCTTGTGAACAGAAGATGCATAGAAGTTTCTTCACTGATTAAAGACGTAAAGTCTAATATTATGACAGACACTACTTGGGCAGCATTATCCCCTATGATAGCAAACTGTTTAACAACTGAAAGCACCACAGTAGATGAGCATCCAGTAAGATCGGCATCTCCCTCAATAGATAGTAGTTATAAAACCAGTTCTTTGTTGAGGGAAAAGTCCCCACCATCTGTATCCTCAGAGTTTTCTGAAAGTGGGTCTCCAAAACCACAGCAGTGCTCAAGATCGGAATCCCCAGTAACAGAAAAGGACTTGACTCCTAAATCGCCTCCCTCTATAGGCCAACCTTTAACATCCCCTTTGACCCAGACTTTTGAGCTGAAACCTGAATTTACCATGTCAGACAAGTGCTTTAAATTTGAATCCTCCCAGTCAGACAGTAACTCACAATCCAAATCGCCAGCAACACAGAGTCATTCGAGATCTGCATCACCAGTAAATGTTGAGTCCTCTAAATCTCGGTCCCCTACATCAGATCGGTGTTCAAAATCCGAGTCCCCTACAAGGGAAGATATTTCAGTATCAACTCCTGCTGACAGACAATCTGAGTCTAAACCTCCAGTGGCAAACATTTTTACAGGGTGTAGTACTCCCTGTATAGGGCAACCTCAAAGTTCTTGCCCCCCTAAAGCAGAGATGCCTTCAGAATCTTTATCCCCAGCTCGAGGCACTTGTTCGCGACCTCTATCTCCGGCAGCGGAGGATTGTCCAACATCTGTGCCGGAGACAGACGGATGTCCAAAATCTCCCATTACAGAAAAGCATTCAAAATCCCCAGGGCGAGAACAGAGCTCAAAATCTAAATCTCCTGCAGAAAGTGCATGTATTAAACCTGAAGTGCCTACAAAAATGAATCGTTCAAAATCTCGGTCTCCTTCGACGAACACAAAGTCCTCCACTAGAAACAAGAGTTCAAAATCTAGATCCCCCTCAGTAAAGAAACACTCAAAATCCTCCAAGCAGAAGAAGTGTTCCAGGTCTGGATCTCCTGCTAAAAAGTCAAAGTCTCCATCAAGGAGGAAGAGATCTAGATCCCCAGTGAGAAAGAAACATTCCAAATCTAGATCTTCCAGTCAGAAGAAGAGGTCTAAATCGAGATCACCTGCAAGAAAGAAGAGATCAAAATCTAGATCCCCCATAAGAAGAAAGAGGTCTAGGTCCGCTACAAGAAGGAAGCGATCAAAATCCAGATCCCCTAAAAGAAGACGATCAAAATCCAGATCACCTGTTAGAAAGAAGCGGTCAAAATCCAGGTCCCATGGAAGGAACAGACGTTCAAAATCGAGATCGCCTGCAAGAAGAAAAAGGTCAAGATCTAAATCCCCTGCAAAGAAGCGCTCAAGATCAAGATCAGCCACTCGAGCAAGGCGCTCAAGGTCCAAGACTCGCTCTGTCTCAAGACCCCGAAGGAAGTCGCGCTCAGTGTCCCGAGACAGGAGGTCTCGCTctgcagagaggaggaggaggaggagagccaGGTACCGGAGCAGGTCCATCGAGCGCTGGAGGAGGTCCAGGTCCTTCAACAGGAGGAGGGTCTCCAGATCTCCGGTGCTGCTGCTGAGGAGGAGAAGGTCAATATCCAGGACCCGGAGGAGCCCCAGCAAGACCCCTCCACGCCTCACAGAGCTGG CCTGA
- the LOC121320987 gene encoding serine/arginine repetitive matrix protein 2-like isoform X2, with product MATNIEQIFRDFVMNKIKEIQDEEQHTGVESDAQPNGGVMPDLDKQDARDEAPGIEGNQEELTQTTESVQSGTVEAQESSQPDTEANVIAQSSQAGEESGSKEGSETPRKKNKKHKRHKSKKKKKKRKEEKRSRSRSGSSSESGVESDSELRSRSSVKSANVIPTVKETGASEEAPIAHRAQKEGEIEQTMEQDPSGTAEEQGNTQPAGEESGGETHRSKSKKQKKHTNKKKKKKKKKEEKEEKISRSRSRSESTSGSGTDSESELKRFSLDSLLNSSDSQVDRPGAAVDKVVNTCTSLEPRLEKDLSPPTGVVSDTSVTEMQLPAGITEVSTSKQNGCSSGEIVIAPVHADVFDSTKGKDSDFVVKPEEKQAELVKETETKKDMSNPLAVKRESSEVKKTRESLSRSRSRSGSKKHSSRQTPSKKSRSRSRSRQCALGKFSSRRGRSSSRRRSRSTSKKVRSQSSTKSEKRHSRSRSVKRRSRSRSHLKLSRKSRSVSFKRSKRSKSRSRTRNRRSRSRSVRRKHSKSRSQSRNKRSRSKSRSRSPRRRKRTRSRSQHRTRRSKSRSHSRTRQSKSRSITRNRRSRSRSPRRIKRSRSRCIVRNRRSKSRSPRRNRRSKSKSPLRSGHSKSRSLKKSRRTRSRSPRRNRRSKSRSPRRNRRSKSRSPRRNRRSKSGSPRRNRRSKSRSPRRNRRSKSRSPRRNRRSKSRSLRRNRRSKSRSPRRNRRSKSGSLRRNRRSKSGSPRRNRRSKSRSPARRMRSKSLGRNRSRSKSQRRNKRSKCSSLDRHRRSKSKSPKQKRHSKSKSPKRNKRSKSKSPTRNKLSRSRSPSKDKMSESRSPSEDKRSQSRSPSEDKRSQSRSPSEDKRSQSRSPSEDKRSQSRSPSEDKRSQSRSPSKDKRSQSRSPSKDKRSQSRSPSKDKRSQSRSPSKDKRSQSRSPSEDKRSQSRSPSEDKRSQSRSPSKDKRSQSRSPSKDRRSESRSPERSKLSGSKSPTKESNSGSPAKDQCYKPITPLKMETSTSPKPERTLGSVSPTTDISTGPLCAMMEEDSVPQSFAADRFSKSGSPIKVDCSELEFPVTNSSSLVNRRCIEVSSLIKDVKSNIMTDTTWAALSPMIANCLTTESTTVDEHPVRSASPSIDSSYKTSSLLREKSPPSVSSEFSESGSPKPQQCSRSESPVTEKDLTPKSPPSIGQPLTSPLTQTFELKPEFTMSDKCFKFESSQSDSNSQSKSPATQSHSRSASPVNVESSKSRSPTSDRCSKSESPTREDISVSTPADRQSESKPPVANIFTGCSTPCIGQPQSSCPPKAEMPSESLSPARGTCSRPLSPAAEDCPTSVPETDGCPKSPITEKHSKSPGREQSSKSKSPAESACIKPEVPTKMNRSKSRSPSTNTKSSTRNKSSKSRSPSVKKHSKSSKQKKCSRSGSPAKKSKSPSRRKRSRSPVRKKHSKSRSSSQKKRSKSRSPARKKRSKSRSPIRRKRSRSATRRKRSKSRSPKRRRSKSRSPVRKKRSKSRSHGRNRRSKSRSPARRKRSRSKSPAKKRSRSRSATRARRSRSKTRSVSRPRRKSRSVSRDRRSRSAERRRRRRARYRSRSIERWRRSRSFNRRRVSRSPVLLLRRRRSISRTRRSPSKTPPRLTELDKAQLLEIAKANAAAMCAKAGVPIPQSLKPTVIMQLPLPLPIPPPVEEKKKVVQKVTNSTILELTEKCKQIAESKEDENEVLNKPHVSDDEEEEQPFGGQGARLGELKGISFSLSNPSVKPAARTEVALTKDFPVSSGSQHRKKEGDGAYGEWVLVDKGAEKESKDNVFTDTPVQPVDITLAMNERAVAQKKLAENPFDINAICMLSRAQEQVDAWAQSSNLPGRFTGSTGAQVLSAEELSSSGPQAWIRKDQFLRAAPVAGGVGEFLMRKMGWREGEGLGKYREGNTEPILIDFKTDRKGLVAEGEKTQKSVNLTVMKDLLGKHPISALMELCNKRKWSPPEFVLVHDNGPDHRKNFLFKVMLNGSEYQPSKASPTKKLARAMAATVALQAMGELSKEGMGNGPTFTSASS from the exons TGTGGAGAGCGATGCCCAGCCAAATGGAGGTGTGATGCCTGATTTGGATAAGCAAGATGCCAGAGATGAGGCTCCTGGGATCGAAGGAAACCAGGAAGAGCTGACCCAGACAACAGAAAGTGTTCAGTCCGGAACTGTTGAGGCGCAAGAGAGCTCTCAGCCTG ATACAGAAGCCAATGTGATTGCACAGAGCTCGCAGGCTGGAGAAGAGAGTGGCAGCAAAGAAGGGAGCGAGACCCCCAGGAAGAAGAACAAGAAGCATAAGAGACACAagagcaagaagaagaagaagaaacggAAGGAGGAGAAGAGGTCCCGCTCCCGATCGGGTAGCAGCTCGGAGTCTGGAGTGGAGTCTGACTCGGAACTGCGGTCACGCTCCAG TGTGAAGAGTGCCAATGTGATTCCTACTGTGAAGGAGACTGGGGCCAGCGAAGAGGCTCCCATCGCCCACAGGGCACAGAAGGAGGGAGAGATTGAGCAAACAATGGAACAGGACCCTTCTGGGACTGCAGAGGAACAAGggaacacacagccag CTGGAGAAGAGAGTGGTGGTGAAACACACAGAAGCAAATCCAAGAAGCAAAAAAAGCatacaaacaagaaaaagaaaaagaagaaaaaaaaggaggagaaagaagagaagatatCACGATCTCGCTCGAGATCGGAGAGCACTTCAGGATCTGGGACAGATTCTGAATCTGAATTAAAAAGGTTTTCGTTGGATTCTCTGTTAAACTCCTCAGACAGCCAGGTGGACAGGCCTGGTGCTGCTGTTGATAAAGTGGTTAACACTTGTACGTCGCTGGAGCCAAGACTTGAAAAGGATTTAAGTCCTCCAACAGGGGTGGTATCTGACACTAGTGTCACTGAAATGCAACTTCCAGCAGGCATTACAGAAGTTTCCACCTCAAAACAAAATGGTTGTTCATCAGGAGAGATTGTCATTGCCCCTGTTCATGCAGATGTTTTCGACTCTACTAAAGGTAAGGACTCTGATTTTGTTGTGAAACCTGAGGAAAAGCAAGCTGAACTTGTTAAAGAGACTGAAACAAAGAAAGACATGAGTAACCCGCTGGCAGTTAAAAGAGAAAGCAGTGAAGTGAAAAAGACGAGAGAGAGTCTTTCAAGGTCTCGATCCCGTTCAGGATCCAAGAAACACAGCTCTAGACAGACCCCATCTAAGAAGAGTCGTAGCCGGTCAAGGAGCCGGCAATGTGCTTTAGGAAAGTTTAGCTCAAGAAGGGGTCGTTCCTCGTCAAGAAGGCGATCAAGGTCGACTTCCAAAAAGGTGCGAAGTCAATCTTCAACCAAGTCTGAAAAAAGGCATTCCAGATCAAGATCAGTCAAGCGTAGGTCGAGATCCCGGTCTCACCTAAAGTTAAGCCGTAAGTCGAGATCGGTATCCTTTAAAAGGTCTAAGCGCTCAAAATCTAGGTCTCGCACAAGAAACAGAAGGTCTAGGTCTAGATCGGTCAGGCGTAAGCACTCAAAATCGAGATCCCAATCACGAAACAAGCGCTCAAGGTCAAAATCGAGGTCTAGATCACCAAGACGAAGAAAGCGAACACGTTCTAGATCCCAACATAGAACCAGACGGTCAAAATCTAGATCCCACTCAAGAACCAGACAGTCTAAATCTAGGTCTATCACAAGGAACAGGCGTTCAAGATCTAGATCACCCAGACGAATCAAGCGATCTCGTTCCAGATGCATAGTAAGAAACAGACGTTCAAAATCTAGGTCACCCAGGAGAAACAGGAGGTCTAAATCTAAGTCACCTTTGCGAAGCGGGCACTCAAAATCTAGATCCCTCAAGAAAAGTAGGAGGACAAGGTCTAGGTCTCCCAGGAGAAACAG GCGCTCAAAATCTCGATCCCCCAGGAGAAACAGGCGCTCAAAATCTCGATCCCCCAGGAGAAACAGGCGCTCAAAATCTGGATCCCCCAGGAGAAACAGGCGCTCAAAATCTCGATCCCCCAGGAGAAACAGGCGCTCAAAATCTCGATCCCCCAGGAGAAACAGGCGCTCAAAATCTCGATCTCTCAGGAGAAACAGGCGCTCAAAATCTCGATCCCCCAGGAGAAACAGGCGCTCAAAATCTGGATCCCTTAGGAGAAATAGGCGCTCAAAATCTGGATCCCCTAGAAGAAATAGGCGCTCAAAATCTAGATCTCCAGCAAGACGCATGAGGTCTAAATCTCTTGGGAGGAATAGATCTAGATCAAAATCGCAGAGACGAAATAAGCGATCAAAGTGTAGCTCCCTAGACAGACATAGGAGGTCTAAATCTAAATcacccaaacaaaaaagacactCAAAATCTAAGTCTCCCAAAAGAAACAAGCGTTCAAAATCGAAGTCTCCTACAAGAAACAAGCTCTCCAGATCTAGATCCCCCTCAAAGGACAAGATGTCTGAATCTAGATCCCCCTCAGAGGACAAGAGGTCCCAATCTAGATCCCCCTCAGAGGACAAGAGGTCCCAATCTAGATCCCCCTCAGAGGACAAGAGGTCCCAATCTAGATCCCCCTCAGAGGACAAGAGGTCCCAATCTAGATCCCCCTCAGAGGACAAGAGGTCCCAATCTAGATCCCCCTCAAAGGACAAGAGGTCCCAATCTAGATCCCCCTCAAAGGACAAGAGGTCCCAATCTAGATCCCCCTCAAAGGACAAGAGGTCCCAATCTAGATCCCCCTCAAAGGACAAGAGGTCCCAATCTAGATCCCCCTCAGAGGACAAGAGGTCCCAATCTAGATCCCCCTCAGAGGACAAGAGGTCCCAATCTAGATCCCCCTCAAAGGACAAGAGGTCCCAATCTAGATCCCCCTCAAAGGACAGGAGATCTGAATCTAGATCGCCAGAAAGAAGCAAGCTCTCAGGAAGTAAATCACCGACCAAAGAGTCTAACTCTGGATCCCCTGCCAAAGACCAGTGTTACAAACCTATAACCCCATTAAAAATGGAAACATCTACTTCCCCCAAACCAGAAAGGACGTTGGGATCAGTGTCTCCAACAACAGATATATCTACAGGACCTCTTTGTGCAATGATGGAAGAAGACTCAGTGCCACAATCTTTTGCAGCAGACAGATTTTCAAAGTCTGGCTCTCCCATTAAAGTTGATTGCTCAGAATTAGAATTTCCAGTGACCAATTCATCTTCTCTTGTGAACAGAAGATGCATAGAAGTTTCTTCACTGATTAAAGACGTAAAGTCTAATATTATGACAGACACTACTTGGGCAGCATTATCCCCTATGATAGCAAACTGTTTAACAACTGAAAGCACCACAGTAGATGAGCATCCAGTAAGATCGGCATCTCCCTCAATAGATAGTAGTTATAAAACCAGTTCTTTGTTGAGGGAAAAGTCCCCACCATCTGTATCCTCAGAGTTTTCTGAAAGTGGGTCTCCAAAACCACAGCAGTGCTCAAGATCGGAATCCCCAGTAACAGAAAAGGACTTGACTCCTAAATCGCCTCCCTCTATAGGCCAACCTTTAACATCCCCTTTGACCCAGACTTTTGAGCTGAAACCTGAATTTACCATGTCAGACAAGTGCTTTAAATTTGAATCCTCCCAGTCAGACAGTAACTCACAATCCAAATCGCCAGCAACACAGAGTCATTCGAGATCTGCATCACCAGTAAATGTTGAGTCCTCTAAATCTCGGTCCCCTACATCAGATCGGTGTTCAAAATCCGAGTCCCCTACAAGGGAAGATATTTCAGTATCAACTCCTGCTGACAGACAATCTGAGTCTAAACCTCCAGTGGCAAACATTTTTACAGGGTGTAGTACTCCCTGTATAGGGCAACCTCAAAGTTCTTGCCCCCCTAAAGCAGAGATGCCTTCAGAATCTTTATCCCCAGCTCGAGGCACTTGTTCGCGACCTCTATCTCCGGCAGCGGAGGATTGTCCAACATCTGTGCCGGAGACAGACGGATGTCCAAAATCTCCCATTACAGAAAAGCATTCAAAATCCCCAGGGCGAGAACAGAGCTCAAAATCTAAATCTCCTGCAGAAAGTGCATGTATTAAACCTGAAGTGCCTACAAAAATGAATCGTTCAAAATCTCGGTCTCCTTCGACGAACACAAAGTCCTCCACTAGAAACAAGAGTTCAAAATCTAGATCCCCCTCAGTAAAGAAACACTCAAAATCCTCCAAGCAGAAGAAGTGTTCCAGGTCTGGATCTCCTGCTAAAAAGTCAAAGTCTCCATCAAGGAGGAAGAGATCTAGATCCCCAGTGAGAAAGAAACATTCCAAATCTAGATCTTCCAGTCAGAAGAAGAGGTCTAAATCGAGATCACCTGCAAGAAAGAAGAGATCAAAATCTAGATCCCCCATAAGAAGAAAGAGGTCTAGGTCCGCTACAAGAAGGAAGCGATCAAAATCCAGATCCCCTAAAAGAAGACGATCAAAATCCAGATCACCTGTTAGAAAGAAGCGGTCAAAATCCAGGTCCCATGGAAGGAACAGACGTTCAAAATCGAGATCGCCTGCAAGAAGAAAAAGGTCAAGATCTAAATCCCCTGCAAAGAAGCGCTCAAGATCAAGATCAGCCACTCGAGCAAGGCGCTCAAGGTCCAAGACTCGCTCTGTCTCAAGACCCCGAAGGAAGTCGCGCTCAGTGTCCCGAGACAGGAGGTCTCGCTctgcagagaggaggaggaggaggagagccaGGTACCGGAGCAGGTCCATCGAGCGCTGGAGGAGGTCCAGGTCCTTCAACAGGAGGAGGGTCTCCAGATCTCCGGTGCTGCTGCTGAGGAGGAGAAGGTCAATATCCAGGACCCGGAGGAGCCCCAGCAAGACCCCTCCACGCCTCACAGAGCTGG ATAAGGCCCAGCTGCTAGAGATAGCGAAAGCTAACGCTGCTGCCATGTGTGCTAAGGCTGGTGTGCCCATACCCCAGAGCCTGAAACCTACTGTCATAATGCAGCTGCCGTTACCACTGCCAATCCCCCCGCCTGTTGAGGAGAAGAAGAAGGTGGTCCAGAAAGTGACCAACAGCACCATTCTGGAGCTCACAGAG AAGTGCAAGCAGATTGCAGAGAGCAAGGAGGACGAGAATGAGGTGTTGAACAAGCCGCACGTGTctgatgatgaagaggaggagcagCCCTTCGGAGGCCAGGGTGCCAGGCTGGGAGAGCTCAAGGGCATTTCCTTCAGTCTCAGT AACCCCTCGGTGAAGCCGGCTGCCAGGACGGAGGTGGCACTGACCAAGGACTTCCCAGTGTCCTCGGGCTCGCAGCACAGGAAGAAGGAGGGAGACGGTGCCTATGGGGAGTGGGTTCTTGTCGACAAGGGGGCGGAGAAGGAAAGCAAGGACAACGTCTTCACAGACACACCTGTACAG CCTGTGGACATCACACTGGCAATGAACGAGAGAGCCGTGGCACAGAAGAAGCTGGCAGAAAACCCCTTCGATATCAACGCCATTTGTATGCTGAGTCGAGCACAGGAGCAG GTGGACGCGTGGGCCCAGTCCAGCAACCTGCCAGGCCGCTTCACAGGGAGCACCGGCGCCCAGGTCCTGTCTGCAGAAGAGCTCTCCTCCAGTGGACCCCAAGCCTGGATACGAAAG GACCAGTTCCTGCGGGCGGCCCCAGTGGCTGGAGGGGTGGGCGAGTTCCTCATGAGGAAGATGGGCTGGCGAGAGGGGGAAGGACTCGGCAAGTACAGGGAGGGGAACACGGAGCCCATCCTGATAGACTTCAAAACCGACCGCAAAG GTTTGGTTGCTGAGGGGGAGAAGACTCAAAAGTCTGTTAACTTAACCGTCATGAAGGATCTGTTAG GGAAGCACCCGATCTCAGCACTGATGGAGCTCTGCAACAAGAGGAAGTGGTCACCCCCCGAGTTCGTTCTGGTTCATGACAACGGCCCTGACCATCGCAAGAACTTCCTGTTCAAG GTGATGTTGAATGGAAGTGAGTACCAGCCCAGCAAGGCAAGTCCCACCAAGAAGCTCGCCAGGGCCATGGCGGCCACTGTGGCTCTGCAGGCCATGGGCGAGTTGTCCAAAGAGGGCATGGGAAATGGACCGACCTTCACTTCTGCCAGCAGTTAA